Within Amycolatopsis sp. cg5, the genomic segment GGCGGCAGCTGGATGGCCACGTTCGGCGAGCACGGACAGTACGTCCACGATGCCGAATTCCCCATGGCACAGGCTCAGATCGCGCAGCGGCGGCTGTCCTGCCAGAACCGGGACGGCATCACCCGGGTCCGCGAGAGCCAAGCCCGCGAGACCAGAGCACCAGCCGTGGCCGGCGACCGAGTTGCCTCGGTCTCCCGCCACGCCCGTAGTAAAAGAGGCGCCGAGCGCCCACTGGATACCTGCTGAACCTCGTGCGAAGCCAGTATTTTCAACGGTTTCCGCCTGCTTCAACGCGGCGGCGTACTCCGCGGCAAGGCTTCCGGCCGCATCGATCCCGGCATACGAGTGCACGGCCGACATCGCCGCGACGCCGCCCGCGAGCCCGGTGGTGAACTGCGGCGGCAGGTCCGCGCGCGCGGCGGGCATCACCGCGACCGTGCGCTCGGTGAGCTTGAGCAGCGACGGGTCGTCCAGCAGTTTTGCCAGTCGTGCCAACGCGTACGCGACGCCGCCGAGTCCCAGCAGACCACCGCAGCCCGCGGCTTCGGCGAGTTCGGGATCGGCTTCGAGCTTGTCGAGCAGGTCCGGAATCGGGCTGAGCGCACGGAAAGCGAGTTCGTGGTAGGTGCCGAGTCCGGTCAGTTCGGCGAGCTGCGCGAGGAACAGCGCGACGCCGGTGTAGCCCTCACCGAGGCTGGCGCCCATCGGCAGCACGGTCCAGTACAGCTCGTCGACGAGTTCGAGGCCGAGCCAGTTCGTGCGGTGCTCGTCGGAGAACGCGCGCGCGACGATCTGGTCGGCGACCCCGCACGCGGCGGCGAGCAGCCTGCCCGGCTCCGGGGACGCGCACAGGCCGTTCTCCGGCATGGTTTCGGTGCTGTGGTGGACGATCCCGGTCGGGCTGGTCGCCAGCGCCGCCGAGATCAGCCACTCCTGATCACGCCGGTCGACGGTGTTCAGCGAAGCCAGCTTGCGCCCGACGACGCTCAGCGGGGCGTCGGCGAGCAGGTCGTCAAGCCGCCGCTCGGCCGAATCCCAGAGGTGCCGCGCGCCGGGCTTCGCGGTGAACATCGGCACGTCGCCGTCCCACAGGTCCGCGATCTCGCTGGGCGCCAGCCGCTTGCGCGCGGCGTCACCGGCCGAGTCGTCCCAGACCAGCGCGAACGCGCGGTCACGGGCGGAGGCGTCACGCAGCAGGTCCGGGTGCGTGGTCTCGTCGAGCAGCCTGGCGTAGAAGTTGGTGGGGCGCGCGAGGACGCGGATCACGTCGTCCGCGCACTGCTCGAGCAGCTCGCGCAGCTCGGTGGCGCCGCTTTCGATGGCGTCGTAACCGATCCTGAAGCCGGCCAGCAGCGCGGCGCCGTGCTCGCCGGGTTCGATGTCCCGGTCACCGAGAGTCGGCCGGTTCACCGCGGCGGCGAACTCGCCAGGCGCGCGGGTGATGCGCATCCGGTCGGTGCCCGCGTCGAGCCACTCGACGTGATCGGTCGGGAACTTCCCGCCCTTGCCGCCGCCAAGCCCCGAGATGTCGACCGCGCCGTGCTCGCCGACGAACATCTGCGGCAGCAGGCAGGTGCGCAGCACCGAGCGCGACACCGCGCCCGCCGCCGGGTCGACGGCCTCTTCGCTGGCCGGGAGCGCCGGGTGGAACAGGGTCTCGATGTCGATCAGCACCGGCTGGCCCGCACGGGCGATCAGGTTCTCGAAGTGCACGTCGGCGCCGTCGACGGCGTAGAGCAGCGCGAGCAGGATGCCCTCGCGGCGGTAGAAGCGGTCCACCTCGGTCAGGTCGGCACACGGCTGGTGCTCGACGAACCGCAGCCAGCCGTAACCCGGACGGACCAACGCGTCGACGGCTTCGAGTTCGAGTCCGGGCACGCGCTTGTTAAGCCACCTGACGACCTCAGCGAAGCGAGTGTGCAGCTCAAGCGGCCTCGGCTTGTAGATGACCTGCTGACCGCTGGAGAACTCAAGCAGCTTCACGGTGCGGCCGCGCTGGTGCGCGTCCCCGCCCCCGGAAACCTTGACAAGCGTGCCGAGTTCGTCGACGACGGTGCCTTCAAGCGCGTCGCGGTCGTCTGCGAAGCGGCGAAGGAGTTCGAGGTAGGCCTCGGAGGCGTGCAGGCATGCCTGGCTTACCAAGCGTCCAAGCACGGGGTAAGCGGTGAAGAGCTGTGGCAGGTTCTCGCCCGCCTGGCGCACGAAGTCGCGGAAGCGGTCCTGCGAGGTCTCCCCGGTGAGCTTGCCTCTCGCGCGGGCCTTGTTGAGCTCGAACACCAGCGTCCGGGCGGCGAGCGAGCAAATACGCAGGCTGAGCTGCTCGGCGAGGCAGCGACTGACGGCTTCGAGGTCGACACCGGTGACGTCCGCGGCCTCGATCGGGCGCCGCGCCGCGTCGATGAGCGGACGGAACACGGACGCGAAGGCGCCGCGCCAGTCTTCGGGCACGGGCCGGGGTGACACGTCGAACGGCCCTTCGGCGAAGGCCGCCCAATCGGGGCGTTGATCGGCCGGCTCATGCGCC encodes:
- a CDS encoding type 2 lanthipeptide synthetase LanM family protein, which encodes MSGTWWANGLAAHEPADQRPDWAAFAEGPFDVSPRPVPEDWRGAFASVFRPLIDAARRPIEAADVTGVDLEAVSRCLAEQLSLRICSLAARTLVFELNKARARGKLTGETSQDRFRDFVRQAGENLPQLFTAYPVLGRLVSQACLHASEAYLELLRRFADDRDALEGTVVDELGTLVKVSGGGDAHQRGRTVKLLEFSSGQQVIYKPRPLELHTRFAEVVRWLNKRVPGLELEAVDALVRPGYGWLRFVEHQPCADLTEVDRFYRREGILLALLYAVDGADVHFENLIARAGQPVLIDIETLFHPALPASEEAVDPAAGAVSRSVLRTCLLPQMFVGEHGAVDISGLGGGKGGKFPTDHVEWLDAGTDRMRITRAPGEFAAAVNRPTLGDRDIEPGEHGAALLAGFRIGYDAIESGATELRELLEQCADDVIRVLARPTNFYARLLDETTHPDLLRDASARDRAFALVWDDSAGDAARKRLAPSEIADLWDGDVPMFTAKPGARHLWDSAERRLDDLLADAPLSVVGRKLASLNTVDRRDQEWLISAALATSPTGIVHHSTETMPENGLCASPEPGRLLAAACGVADQIVARAFSDEHRTNWLGLELVDELYWTVLPMGASLGEGYTGVALFLAQLAELTGLGTYHELAFRALSPIPDLLDKLEADPELAEAAGCGGLLGLGGVAYALARLAKLLDDPSLLKLTERTVAVMPAARADLPPQFTTGLAGGVAAMSAVHSYAGIDAAGSLAAEYAAALKQAETVENTGFARGSAGIQWALGASFTTGVAGDRGNSVAGHGWCSGLAGLALADPGDAVPVLAGQPPLRDLSLCHGEFGIVDVLSVLAERGHPAAAAAVNRRAGRLVSAIEQNGARCGTPGAVSSPGLLTGLAGIGYGLLRLGFADRVPSVLTLH